Proteins found in one Gloeomargarita sp. SKYB120 genomic segment:
- a CDS encoding NYN domain-containing protein, which yields MGLFTPQQVLENRGRIAIFIDGSNLFYAALQLGIEIDYSKLLCYLTGGSRLLRAFFYTGVDPTNEKQQGFLLWMRRNGYRVVCKELVQLPDGSKKANLDVEIAVDMLSLAGFYDTAVLVSGDGDLAYAVDAVSYRGVRVEVVSLRSMTSDNLINVADRYIDLETIRDEIRKAPRPTAYRLVAETANSNATNNSTEPAN from the coding sequence ATGGGTTTGTTTACGCCCCAACAGGTCCTAGAAAACCGCGGTCGCATTGCTATCTTTATTGACGGTTCCAACCTGTTTTATGCGGCGCTGCAGTTGGGGATCGAAATTGACTATAGTAAGTTGCTGTGTTATTTAACGGGGGGTTCCCGTTTGTTGCGGGCTTTTTTCTACACCGGCGTCGACCCGACCAACGAAAAACAACAGGGATTTTTACTCTGGATGCGGCGCAACGGTTACCGGGTGGTGTGCAAGGAGTTGGTGCAGTTGCCCGATGGGTCGAAGAAGGCCAATTTGGATGTGGAAATTGCGGTGGATATGTTGTCGCTGGCGGGGTTCTACGACACGGCAGTTTTGGTGAGCGGCGATGGGGATTTGGCCTACGCCGTGGATGCGGTGAGCTACCGGGGGGTAAGGGTGGAGGTGGTGAGCCTGCGCTCGATGACCAGCGATAATTTGATCAACGTGGCGGACCGCTACATCGACCTAGAGACGATCCGGGATGAAATCCGCAAGGCCCCTCGTCCGACGGCCTATCGCCTGGTGGCGGAAACAGCCAACAGCAATGCCACCAACAACAGCACTGAACCGGCGAACTGA
- a CDS encoding DCC1-like thiol-disulfide oxidoreductase family protein: MPSYLIIYDGRCRLCSGWVAALYTLEQGRWLRYLPMQDETALAAWGVTPADCDQGVILIDGNQPERRWQGTAALEQLATLIPGMEPLVALYQQLPGLKALGDACYAQIRDHRYEWFGTREEVYRVPAS; this comes from the coding sequence ATGCCTTCGTATTTGATTATCTACGATGGTCGGTGCCGGCTCTGCAGCGGCTGGGTGGCGGCACTTTACACCTTAGAGCAGGGGCGGTGGCTGCGCTATCTCCCCATGCAGGATGAAACGGCGCTGGCTGCATGGGGCGTGACCCCAGCCGACTGTGACCAAGGAGTGATTCTGATTGATGGCAACCAGCCGGAGCGTCGCTGGCAGGGAACTGCTGCTCTGGAGCAACTGGCGACGTTGATTCCTGGAATGGAGCCGCTGGTGGCCCTGTATCAACAGTTGCCCGGTCTCAAGGCGCTGGGTGATGCCTGCTATGCCCAGATCCGTGACCACCGTTATGAGTGGTTTGGGACGCGGGAGGAGGTATATCGGGTCCCCGCTTCTTGA
- the metG gene encoding methionine--tRNA ligase: MARFSLTTPLYYVNARPHIGSAYTTMAADALARFARLRGDEVLLVTGTDEHGQKIQRTAQEQGLPPQEHCDRMAAEFQALWQKLNIQWHRFSRTTDPRHGVIVKEFFLRVWERGDIYLHQQQGWYCVACEEFKDERELLPGRYCPLHPTLQVEWRDEPNYFFRLSRYQAALEQLYQTQPDFIQPETRRNEVVKFVAQGLNDFSISRLHLDWGFPVPVDPQQVIYVWFDALLGYLSALLEPDEPPSLAAAVRTWWPVDVHLIGKDILRFHAVYWPAMLMSAGLPLPKRIFAHGFLTKDGQKMSKSLGNIVDPFALVEAYGSDALRYYFLKEIELGKDGDFNEERFVQIVNADLAHGLGNLLNRTLKLVHKYNGGRVPSPGALPDDPLAQMGRELGEQVAQAYTALALHRACGLCLALVQRANQWIDEQAPWQLAKTGDSATLASVLYSLLEAVRLAAYLLSPVIPQTSTRIYRQLGYDVDFDQVLPLAFTEQSRWGALPAGQTVATPEPVFARLELLKLTKS; encoded by the coding sequence ATGGCCCGCTTTAGTCTTACCACGCCCCTATACTACGTCAATGCGCGGCCCCATATTGGCAGCGCCTACACCACGATGGCGGCAGATGCGCTGGCGCGGTTTGCCCGCCTGCGGGGCGACGAGGTGCTCCTGGTGACGGGTACGGACGAGCATGGTCAAAAAATCCAGCGCACCGCCCAGGAACAGGGGTTGCCTCCCCAGGAACACTGCGACCGGATGGCGGCGGAATTTCAAGCCCTGTGGCAAAAGCTCAACATCCAGTGGCACCGCTTCAGTCGCACCACTGACCCCCGCCACGGGGTGATTGTCAAGGAATTTTTCCTGCGGGTCTGGGAGCGGGGGGATATTTACCTGCACCAGCAGCAGGGCTGGTACTGCGTCGCCTGCGAAGAGTTCAAAGACGAGCGGGAGCTGTTGCCAGGTCGCTACTGCCCCCTGCACCCCACGCTCCAGGTGGAATGGCGCGACGAACCCAATTACTTTTTCCGGCTATCGCGCTACCAGGCGGCCCTGGAGCAACTCTACCAAACGCAACCAGATTTCATCCAACCGGAAACCCGCCGCAACGAGGTGGTCAAGTTCGTCGCCCAGGGCTTGAACGATTTCTCCATTTCCCGCCTGCATCTGGACTGGGGCTTTCCAGTGCCGGTGGACCCCCAGCAGGTCATTTATGTGTGGTTTGACGCTCTGCTAGGCTATCTCAGTGCCCTGCTGGAACCCGACGAACCTCCGAGTTTGGCGGCGGCGGTGCGCACCTGGTGGCCGGTGGATGTGCATCTCATTGGCAAGGACATTTTGCGGTTCCACGCGGTGTACTGGCCGGCGATGCTCATGTCGGCTGGCTTGCCCTTGCCCAAGCGCATTTTTGCCCACGGCTTTCTCACCAAAGACGGCCAGAAGATGAGCAAGTCCCTGGGGAACATTGTGGACCCCTTTGCCCTGGTGGAGGCCTACGGCAGCGACGCCTTGCGCTACTACTTTTTGAAGGAAATTGAACTGGGCAAAGACGGGGATTTCAATGAGGAGCGGTTTGTGCAGATTGTGAACGCCGACCTGGCCCACGGGCTGGGGAATTTGCTCAACCGGACGCTCAAGCTGGTGCATAAGTACAACGGCGGACGAGTGCCGTCGCCTGGGGCCTTGCCCGACGACCCCCTGGCCCAGATGGGACGGGAGCTGGGGGAACAGGTGGCCCAGGCCTACACCGCGCTGGCGCTCCACCGGGCCTGTGGGCTGTGCCTGGCATTGGTGCAACGGGCCAACCAGTGGATTGATGAGCAGGCGCCCTGGCAGTTGGCCAAAACCGGTGACTCGGCGACCCTAGCGAGCGTGTTGTATAGCCTGCTGGAGGCGGTGCGGTTGGCGGCCTACCTGCTCAGCCCGGTGATTCCCCAGACCAGCACCCGCATCTATCGCCAGTTGGGCTATGACGTCGATTTTGACCAAGTTTTGCCGCTGGCATTTACCGAGCAGAGTCGTTGGGGTGCCTTACCCGCCGGTCAAACGGTGGCGACGCCGGAGCCGGTCTTTGCCCGCTTGGAACTCCTGAAACTAACAAAATCCTAA
- a CDS encoding histidine kinase encodes MASVQVYLFTSKTTHRDQIKQLQQRLEALGCPRDALQIVDVSEQPYLAERLRVVATPALVKAYPEPRQVLAGNDLLEQVDYWWPRWQTEAEANGQPPPAATSPDVARLEEELARAQLTIRQLAAQVEFRNQVIEMLAHDLRNPLTAVSIALETLEMAPQRQELAPQLLQQARNQVKTLDRLITSILQVSRNQQKVLQLNPQAVQLPEIIQQVAQSFQTFLASRQHTLELDIAEPCPPVFADPDALRRVLNNLLDNACKYTPPGGHIHISTLHSTTLKVQVTVADNGPGIPLADQERIFEPSTRLNQDSSGYGLGLAVCRQIIQAHYGRIWVESEPGRGSRFHFTLPVYRP; translated from the coding sequence ATGGCCTCGGTTCAGGTGTATCTGTTTACCAGCAAAACCACCCACCGCGACCAGATCAAGCAGTTGCAGCAGCGGCTGGAGGCCTTGGGTTGTCCAAGGGATGCCCTGCAAATTGTAGACGTGAGCGAGCAACCCTACCTGGCCGAGCGCCTGCGAGTAGTGGCCACCCCGGCCCTGGTGAAAGCCTATCCCGAGCCGCGACAAGTGCTGGCGGGCAACGATTTACTGGAGCAGGTGGACTACTGGTGGCCCCGCTGGCAAACCGAAGCGGAAGCCAATGGCCAACCGCCGCCTGCAGCCACCAGCCCGGACGTGGCCCGTTTGGAGGAGGAATTGGCTCGCGCCCAGCTCACCATTCGCCAGTTGGCGGCCCAGGTCGAGTTTCGCAACCAGGTGATTGAGATGCTGGCTCACGACCTGCGCAATCCCCTGACGGCGGTGAGCATTGCCCTGGAAACCCTGGAGATGGCACCCCAGCGGCAGGAACTGGCTCCCCAACTGCTCCAGCAGGCCCGCAACCAGGTCAAAACCCTGGACCGGCTGATCACTAGCATCCTCCAGGTCAGCCGCAACCAGCAGAAAGTCCTGCAACTCAATCCCCAGGCGGTCCAGTTGCCGGAGATCATCCAACAGGTGGCGCAGAGTTTTCAAACGTTCCTAGCCAGTCGGCAACACACCCTGGAGCTGGACATCGCCGAACCTTGCCCGCCGGTGTTTGCCGACCCCGACGCCTTGCGGCGCGTGTTGAACAACCTTCTCGACAATGCCTGCAAGTACACCCCGCCTGGCGGACATATCCACATCAGTACCTTGCACAGCACAACTCTGAAGGTGCAAGTGACAGTTGCCGACAACGGCCCTGGCATCCCCCTGGCGGACCAGGAACGGATTTTTGAACCCAGCACGCGCCTCAACCAGGACTCTAGCGGCTATGGCCTGGGTCTTGCCGTCTGTCGTCAAATCATCCAAGCCCATTACGGGCGGATTTGGGTGGAATCCGAACCAGGCCGGGGCAGCCGCTTCCACTTCACCCTGCCGGTGTACCGCCCCTAA
- the coaBC gene encoding bifunctional phosphopantothenoylcysteine decarboxylase/phosphopantothenate--cysteine ligase CoaBC: MGRILVGIGGGIAAYKVCELVSQWVQQGHQVQVVLTSQALQFVTPLTLSTLSRRPAYTDADWWQPTGRPLHIELGEWAEVMVVAPLTANLLAKVAHGLAEDLLTNTLLASPAPVLVAPAMNATMWAQPAVQHNYQTLLAWPRFHSVGVRAGLLACDAVGPGRMAEPWEIDAWVNSLLLTGGQRDLQPHRILVTAGATREYLDPVRFLSNPASGGMGFALAQAAQSRGARVTLIHAHVTQPVPQVTQVIRVGSAQEMATAVRDLFPDHDWCLMAAAVGDVQPATYHATKLPKQALPDCLPLQPTPDILQHLGQIKRPDQLLIGFAAQTGDLETPAREKLQRKHLDAIVANPVDVPGVGFDSPDNQGLWLDRLGQRRVWPRTPKLHLAHQILEAARELYASSCASSAVG, encoded by the coding sequence ATGGGCCGGATTCTGGTGGGCATCGGCGGGGGCATCGCCGCCTACAAGGTCTGTGAACTGGTCTCCCAGTGGGTGCAGCAAGGTCACCAGGTGCAGGTGGTTTTGACGTCCCAGGCGCTACAGTTTGTGACCCCCTTGACCCTGAGCACCCTCAGCCGCCGGCCCGCCTACACCGATGCCGATTGGTGGCAACCCACAGGCCGACCGTTGCACATCGAGTTGGGGGAGTGGGCCGAGGTCATGGTCGTGGCTCCTCTGACGGCGAACCTGCTTGCCAAAGTCGCACACGGCCTAGCGGAGGACCTCCTAACGAACACCCTGTTGGCCAGCCCAGCTCCCGTACTAGTCGCGCCGGCGATGAATGCCACCATGTGGGCGCAGCCTGCGGTTCAGCATAATTACCAAACCCTCCTGGCCTGGCCGCGGTTCCACAGCGTGGGGGTGCGGGCAGGTCTATTAGCCTGTGATGCAGTCGGGCCTGGACGGATGGCGGAACCCTGGGAAATTGACGCTTGGGTGAACTCCCTGTTGCTTACAGGGGGTCAGCGGGATTTGCAGCCCCACCGCATCCTGGTCACCGCCGGCGCAACTCGAGAATACCTGGATCCGGTGCGGTTTTTGAGCAATCCAGCCAGTGGCGGGATGGGCTTTGCCCTGGCCCAAGCCGCCCAGAGCCGAGGTGCCCGCGTGACCCTTATCCACGCCCACGTCACCCAGCCAGTTCCCCAGGTGACCCAGGTCATCCGCGTCGGCAGCGCGCAGGAAATGGCCACAGCGGTCCGCGACCTCTTTCCCGACCACGACTGGTGCCTCATGGCCGCCGCTGTTGGGGATGTGCAACCAGCCACCTATCACGCCACCAAGCTCCCCAAGCAGGCGTTGCCGGACTGTCTTCCGCTGCAACCAACCCCCGACATCCTGCAGCATCTGGGGCAAATCAAACGCCCTGACCAATTGCTCATCGGCTTTGCTGCCCAGACTGGCGACCTGGAAACGCCCGCCCGGGAAAAACTCCAACGGAAACACCTGGACGCCATCGTGGCAAACCCTGTAGATGTTCCCGGCGTGGGCTTCGACAGTCCCGATAACCAGGGTCTATGGCTCGACCGCCTGGGACAGCGCCGCGTCTGGCCCCGCACCCCCAAACTCCATCTCGCCCACCAGATTCTGGAGGCCGCCCGCGAGCTTTACGCTTCCTCCTGCGCCTCGTCGGCGGTTGGGTAA
- the aat gene encoding leucyl/phenylalanyl-tRNA--protein transferase gives MPNDVTWVLQGYRQGYFLMADPVTGALGWYRSRERALIPLDDRFHCPRSLRRKLHRFQVRVNRDFAGVVAGCADRPATWISDELQGLYKQLHQAGYAHSWETWDGDTLAGGVLGIVIGAAFIGESMFHRVTDASKVALVTLVHYLRRQNFLLFDAQVMNPHLARFGAYLVSDWEYEQLLNKAVQQPQRPFEL, from the coding sequence ATGCCCAACGATGTAACGTGGGTGCTCCAGGGCTATCGCCAGGGGTATTTTCTCATGGCCGATCCCGTCACCGGCGCCCTGGGTTGGTATCGCAGCCGCGAACGGGCCCTGATTCCTTTGGATGACCGCTTCCATTGCCCCCGTTCCCTGCGCCGCAAACTCCATCGCTTCCAGGTGCGGGTCAACCGAGACTTTGCCGGCGTCGTGGCCGGATGCGCCGACCGCCCCGCTACCTGGATTTCCGACGAGTTACAGGGACTCTACAAACAACTCCACCAGGCGGGGTACGCCCACAGTTGGGAGACCTGGGATGGCGACACCCTAGCTGGAGGCGTGCTTGGCATCGTTATCGGCGCCGCCTTTATCGGCGAATCCATGTTCCATCGCGTCACCGACGCCTCCAAAGTGGCCCTAGTGACCCTGGTACACTACCTGCGCCGCCAGAACTTCCTGCTGTTTGACGCCCAGGTGATGAACCCCCACCTGGCTCGCTTCGGCGCTTACCTGGTCTCCGATTGGGAATACGAACAGCTGCTGAACAAAGCGGTCCAGCAGCCCCAACGGCCCTTTGAATTGTAG
- a CDS encoding 50S ribosomal protein L32, whose product MAVPKKKTSKARKRQRKAVWKRQAVFEAQKALSLAKSILTGRSRSFYYPTADEAQEEA is encoded by the coding sequence ATGGCGGTCCCCAAGAAGAAAACCTCCAAAGCCCGCAAGCGGCAGCGCAAGGCCGTGTGGAAGCGCCAGGCGGTGTTCGAAGCCCAGAAGGCCCTGTCCCTGGCTAAGTCGATCTTGACGGGGCGCTCCCGCAGTTTCTATTACCCAACCGCCGACGAGGCGCAGGAGGAAGCGTAA